ccatacatacacacacatttATGCATTTACTTTGTGTGTGCCTATATTTTGTGTGCGCCAAGTATGCTTACATTTCTATTGCCTCTCCCCCTTTTTTAAAAGTAAACTCTAAAAAGTTGATCACCAGAAACAAAGATGCCTTTAGGGTTGTCATTACCAGATCGGGGGCAAGGTGGGTTCTGTTGGGAACCGTTTAACACATTCACTGACTGCAAGGCAGATCGAATGGAAGTAGTTTATTATACAAACATGCGCGCAGTGGGCATTACTGATGGTAAATGTGAACAGTATGCTTACATTCTTTCACTATGCATGTGTGAGAagtgccctcctcctcctctacccccccccccccccccccctgcaacaGGAAAGCACAAGCAAATGATGAACACATGAGCAGACAATGTTTCTGAAACAGTCCTTCATCTGTCACTGTGCAGTTTGGCCTTAATGACTTCCTTGAACTGGGACAGAATCTTAGTCTCCCTCTTTTGACGTTCCTCCCTGTTGAACATCGCCAAAGCTCTCTTCTCATCCGCACTATAGATTTGGTTTTCCTTACGCAGACGCACAGCCTCCATGCGACGGTGCCTGTttgagtgaagaaaaaaaaaattatatgaaACGACTGTAACACAGGTGTGACATGATGCACTTTTGGTCGCGATCGAGCCCAACTGGGATCGGAATTCACTATTGGTCGCGATCGAGCCCAACTGGGATCGGGATTCACTATCCCGGTTGGCTCCTTTGCACAACTGCAAAAGTAATCGCAATCGAGATATTCTATGCCGATCGGACTTGATCGTGatcgaaagtgcccgtgtgacactcTTATAACATTATCTATAATTTATCACAGCAGCATTTTTTGAGGATTAAAACCCTAAGGTTATCTATGCATTAAAAAAAACCACATAGTGGAAATTAAAACGATTTAAGCATCTAAACCAACAAACAAGATGACAAGATTTAAAAAAGTCTAAAATCAGTGCTTGGTTCCATCACCAATGGAGCTTCATGAAAATGTAGTGCATCGCATCTGCTTACCTCACATGCACTGACAGCAGACCATATATGAAGCGTTTGAAATTGTGTGCCATATTAGTGTGCAATCACAAGATCATTGATGTTGATTCAGGCTCATAAGGCGCTGTTAGTCTAGACAACTTCACTACATCATTTCATCTATGTCAGGTTCCATGGAGAAGCAGTTCTCCCAAGGGCATGTAGGTGTGAACTATGCCTCTAAACGCCTATTCTGTACATCGTTAACGGATGCCTATTCAAAGGAAATTCTATGGTGCTGGATCAGCTATACATGTTATCGTTTGACTGTACTTCTAATTCAAATTTGTTCAAGAGTACAAATTTGTTGTATATAACTGGTAGGCTTTTCCCTTGTAGATTCACAATATATTCAGATGCATACCATATTTTCTTTCGAGACGTACGAGCCTTTGAAAATGCGAATATTTCTGTGTTGTTGATtcacccattttttttttatcaccacATACCTGCTGCCCGACATGACGTATCCGACGGACTCAAATGACTCAATTTCGTTGCTGGTGAGGCCAATTTCTCCTCTCCTTGGAATACGCTTTCCCTCTGCCACATACGCGGCCATTGCTGCACCTTCTCCTGGCAGCAAGGCCTTGCCATAACTGTAAGGGAAGAGAGATTAGCAAAGGGTCGTGTCCTTTGCCCGAAGGTGCATTGTTTTGCAGAACACTGGTGCAGAAACTTTGTTTTTGCAAATGCTAAGAAGGTCACAACTATTAACCCTGTTGAAGCTAAGATTAGGCACAGTGCACTTACTCTTTAGCAGACAGTTGAACATGTTGTTTTGGAAGGGGGCCGAttacctcatcatcatcatctgaatcGTTCTCTCCTAAAGGATAgaggaagacagacagacaactcaGAAATTTATGCACTTTTCTGTCAAAAGAAACCCTAAAATATACAAAGCTTTAGCTTGTGAAATAAGTCCGTTATGTATGCCACAACACACTATCTCACAGTATGAGAAATGAAGTGTAAGATAATTTACAGGTGGTACCAGTTCTGACTTTTCACTGCGTTAGTACATTATGGCGCAACAGGGTACAATGCAGGAAACGAATGCTTAAATTAGATAGGTAAGCACAGTTATCTGCGTAACTGTAAAAACTGCTGCTACAAGGGTGTCTAATAGAAAAGCATGGACAATAGGTACAAGATAGCAGGTATATATTGCACGAAAAATGACAGTAGCTAAGAAAGAGGAGCACGAAGCATAAGTGCAGCTGTCCAACTACATTTATACTGGAAGTTACACCCCAATATTGGATGTTACCATCACTTCAAATAATATTGCAAACATATCATTGTCAGTTCCTGTTATAGTCATTTAAAGACAGCTCTTGCCCCCGTGTTCTTCTAGTTTCGTTACAATTATTTTTTCCCCAATAGCTGCCATCATTAATCAACTGCAACGCGCCCAACTTCACATTTTTCTGTTAGGTGCAAATATAGAATAGGCAGGAGGCTGCATGTATCAGGACACACCACCTTTGATTTTTTGGTACTCACGTCGTTTGTCAACCCACATCTCAAAGTCACTGTCCCCAGCATTGCGCTTCCCAGTGTCCGAGCGTTCAGAGTCTGAAGAACTGGATGAACTGGAGGAGCTACTCTTGCGTCGATGGTGGTGTTTCTTTGCCTTCTTTTTTGCCTCTTTCtttttgtgctttttcttttccttcttgcgcTTTTTGCTCTTGTGTGTGGAGGACTCCCTGCTGTGCTTGTGCTTACGCTTCTTTGATTTGCTTTCTGCAATGAAAATACCGAGCTTTTGGGGGCAAGTTCCACAGGCAAGGTTGAATTTCAGGATTGACAAATTAATGCCTATCAGCTGCACTGACCAAACTCAAAGAAACTGATTCTTGGTGTCAAACTTACTTTTCTGAGCATCGGGCGATTCAGTGCTGGGCTTCTTCTTGCCGCTTTGTTCTTCATCAGAACTGCAAAATTATAAATGCAGTTACAACAGCCAGTACTGAAACTATGAACTTACAGCCCtagtaaaaataataataataataataataaagtctGCGGCTATTCACATTCCCGAGCTTCTTGCAGCACGCAACTATAGTAGCCGTCACCGTTTTTGGTCACTTTTGTCACTTAGCAAGGTGCTGTAATGTGCCTTGCACATAAGATTTCTCTTATGATACGCACGTAGGTAAAAGGAGGAAAATAATGCACTGCCGCTTACTTAACTGGCCGTTCTGGAGATTCACCCCACAAACTGCGCACACCTTGAGTGCCTATTTTTTCTCGTTCCTGCCTCCTCCTGAAATGAAGCGAGAGAAAATAAATAGAAAGGTAGGGTGGGAATGAAAATAGGAAACTTGTCACAGGCTATCTTCGCGAAGGTAAAACTGCCGAGTGTTTCTAGACGCTTGCCGCTGAAAAACATACCTAGCCATGAAACTGTCTGTCATATCAGGCAACGGTCGTCTGAAATTGCTCTGCGAGGGACCATCCTCCCGATCATTCCGGTGCTTAGCGTGGTCCGAATCCGATGGCCTACAAGAGTTGTCAGTCAATCAGTGCAGCAGCAGAGCAAACGTACGTTTTACTAGCATATCGAGGCGCGCTTCGGAGCTACTTTTACGCACCTGTAATCCTTCTTCCTGAAGCTGTCAAAGCTAGGTGCCGCGGCGGGCACCTGGTAGCGAAGGCCACTACTCATGATGACCACATTCGATGGAACCGTTTAATACGTTTCAAACGTGCGTTAAACTTCTATTTGATGTCACCACGGAGTCATTGAAATCAACGAGTTCACATATTTGGAGCcttcaagcgcgtcgtctgctagcgagcgcgcgttcgctacgcggacgctggcggcgcccagtttttctcgcagaacgtctgtgtagtacatttgtttttatgttttagttgctttggtgcgctcatgactcttgacggcgggtaccaaaggt
This genomic stretch from Dermacentor silvarum isolate Dsil-2018 chromosome 2, BIME_Dsil_1.4, whole genome shotgun sequence harbors:
- the LOC119442304 gene encoding NKAP family protein CG6066-like; this translates as MSSGLRYQVPAAAPSFDSFRKKDYRPSDSDHAKHRNDREDGPSQSNFRRPLPDMTDSFMARRRQEREKIGTQGVRSLWGESPERPVNSDEEQSGKKKPSTESPDAQKKSKSKKRKHKHSRESSTHKSKKRKKEKKKHKKKEAKKKAKKHHHRRKSSSSSSSSSSDSERSDTGKRNAGDSDFEMWVDKRRENDSDDDDEVIGPLPKQHVQLSAKDYGKALLPGEGAAMAAYVAEGKRIPRRGEIGLTSNEIESFESVGYVMSGSRHRRMEAVRLRKENQIYSADEKRALAMFNREERQKRETKILSQFKEVIKAKLHSDR